The region CGATGTCAattaaatgttcacacaacaactctttaaaagcaacaacctgaaggatacagtagaaaacaatagagaagcattaaCCCTTTAAGGTACTACTCAACCATTTGGTAGACCACACTTTAAGTCACTATATTTCACTGAAAAATGCATCAAGCTTATCTCCACCTGAATGAGCCATCTCTACCGTTTGGTGTAGTTGTGTAATGCTAAAAAAATCCACTAGATGGGACTGTGTCTGTGAGCAGCATGCCTTTTCCGCATTCCTTCAAACCGGAAGTGACACAGCGCCAATTCACTCATCCTTTGATGACGCATATCGGCGGGACTTTTAAAGGTAAGGCTATTTTGTTGACATATTATCATTTCAGAGGAGTTGTTAAACATAATTATGTAActtaattcaacaaaaataagtattataagggtcaaataattttttcaaaacatgCTCTACCAAACGGTTGAGATGTCATTTTATAGTAGAGAAGCTAGCTAATGTTGCTAAAATGAGCTAATGTTTCCTACCTATTTACAATGAACTATTTACAATGAACAAAAGGGTTAgtgttgttaaaattattaatttaatattattaaattacatatttgatgaaaaatattttatcaatataattttttcaccatttctgtactgtatatggtaAATATCAAGAATAAAATTGAAGAATTAACACCAATTCTGGTGTTACTATTAATTTCCTAATTTAAAATTGTCTATGTTTGTGTATTACTAGATGACTAATATTGTAAGAGTACATGGTTTGTAATACAAAttgttttctttatgttttaGACATAATAGATGGACGTCAAATCATTTTACAGTTCGAGACCACGCACTTTTCTGGCCCTAGTGCCAGAAAATCCTGAGGACTCAGATGCGGATCTGAGTGATGATGACCCTGTAGAGGATCCAGATTATCTGCCCACACCAGCAGAAGAGAGTGGGGACACTTCTTTTGATTCAGTGAATGAGGAGGAGGTTGCCTCAACAAGTTCATCCCCTAAACCACCATCCAAAAAGAAGAGGAGAATGGGGaaaaactccctgaaaactgttTCTTTGGCAGAGCTACAGGACACACCTGAACCATCACCCCCAGATGAAAAGGAAGGCAGAAGAAGATTGTGGCGACATGAAGATATTGAGACATTCCAGGTTCCAGACTCAAGTTTTAACCACCCTGATGCTGTAAAGACACcctttcattattttaaaatgctcttCACAGATGAGATGATTACACATATCTCTGAGCAAACCAATCTCTACGCTGCCCAGGAGCTGGGAGATCCAATCAGCACCAGTCCTGAAGAGATTGAAAAATTCCTGGCAATGCTTCTCTTCATGGGTGTTTTCAGTTTCCCAGCCATCGATGACTACTGGTGCATTGAGTCACGGTTCGGTGTGATAGCCGATATTATGCCAAGGAGAAGATTCAAGCTGTTACGCCGGTACCTTCATTTTAATGACAATCAGCAGTGCGATGGCAGTCCAGATCGGTTCTACAAAATCCGCCCCCTTTTTGACATGCTTCGTCAGCAGTGTCTTCTGATCTCATCCACTTACCAGCACAGTGTGGATGAGGTCATGGTGGCGTATAAAGGCACAAGGGCTGGCTCTCTCCGCCAGTATATTGCCAACAAGCCAGACAAGTGGGGCTTTAAATTGTTCTGCCGGGCCAGCTCATCTGGCATCATTCATGACTTTCTGCTTTATCAGGGGGCATCCACATTCTTCAACGTTGCCCTAACTGAGCAGGAGGAGGCACTGCTTCTAGGGGCCAAACTTGTGACAACACTCTGCAAAACCATCACACTGCCAAGACTTTCAGTCGTCTTCTGTGACAACTTCTTCACCAGTTTCGACTTGGTCCAGAACCTGCAAGAGAACCTGGGCATCAGGTGCATTGGCACTGTCCGACCAAACCGCATGGGTGGAGCAACCTTAAAGACGGACAAAGAGCTGATGAAGGAAGGACGTGGAGCTTTTGACTTCATGTCTGCTGAAGGGCTGCTCGCAGTGAAATGGTTCGATAATAAATGTGTGAGCTTTCTTAGCAGTGCCAGTGGGATCACACCTCTTTCCTCTGTCAAACGGTGGAGCAAAGAGGCCAAAGCAAAGGTCGCTGTCGCATGCCCTTCACTCATCCCTGCCTACAATCAGCATATGGGAGGCATTGATCTGTCTGACATGCTGGTACACATGTACAAGACCCCGGCGAAATCCAGGCGATGGTACCTTCCGCTGTTTGGATACATCCTAGACCTCTGCATCTCAAATGCCTGGCTCGTCTACAAGCGGGACTGCAGCTTCCTGAAAGAAACACCACTGCCTCTCAAAAAGTTCCGACTGGCAGTCGCACACACTATGGCTCAAGTCAACAAGCCAGCATCCAAAGTTGGCCGACCTTCATCATCCTCTCCACCACAGATGTGGTCAAAGAAAAAGTCCAATACCCCAAGACCCTCCCACCCACAACCAGATGTACAGTATGATAATTTCGGACATTTGCCACTTCACTCAAACAAGCGGGGGCGATGCAACCTCTGTCCAAAGGGAGTGTCGAGATGGAAGTGCcagaaatgtaatgtattcctgtgcaTTAATGCAAAGAAGGAATGCTTTGCAGCATACCATCTCAAATGAATGGCCAAAGGCAAAATAAGTGCTGTTGCACCCCTGTGCTGTTGCATgacaaaaatatttgttgtatttattttatatcgtCTATGTAACTGTGTAATGGAACATTATCCATTGTATCAATAAGTCCACCAGTATTTGTTTCACTGACGATAGTTATTTATTCCGTGTTTTGAACAATGAGACCTGTGTTATGTTACACTGTATATAGTTAAATGAGTATCATAAATGTGTGTCAGCTAGGTGACTATTGGCTTTATCTAGCTACCATTCTTTAGTCGGGGTAGCCCTAATTCCTACAGTAATCGTGAATCACATCTCAATTGCAATATCCCTCAAAATACTAAATATGTTTTTACCACATTGTTCAGCCCTTACTGCACAGTGGAGGCTTTCTTTTTCTCCCACTgacattaaaatcaaatcaaatataatcaaatcttgtgtgaagttttgcaccagcacacacacacgcatgcacgcgtgcgcgcacacacacacacacacacacacacagacacaacacacacacacacacactctcacttgaTGTGTTTGGAGCCATCAATAGCAGTCATCAGATTTTTTATTGGCCAAGAACTTGCACTTAATATGACTTGTCCTGAATGTTGTTCTTGTATTATGAACAGACATCTCAACCGTTTGGTAGAGGACTGTATCTAAAATACTGTTgggtctcatttaaaaaaaaatactgattgttgttattgttatcataattgaataataaatgcaaagaaataatttttcctttgcttttttcATAGTGCGTACCTTAAAGGGTTAAGATCTCACCTCAAGGAaaagcagttatagtgttttcattttattacgtgttttcatttaccccatcatttaaagcgctaaaaccagctgtcagatgttttcgcgccactcccggttgctgagcagctgagtttgacagctgcctgtcagagtgactcagtcgttttttaggattgtaaatctagtaaaagaaatggacaaatacaagcagtgtgtggacagtgcacagtaaaagtgtacagcgtgcgcgcagctttcataataggatacatacatttaattaaaaatttttttttaattctgcaattttgcgtcccgtccagcagatggcgccccaggcggcaCATCTATGAAGAGGTTTGAGCACTTGTATAAATTTTCTTCAGATTATTGTATATCAGCTGTAGTTTATTTGAGACTTTTTAGAGAGTTTCTTCATTTCATATTTGAATGGGATTTGGTAGTCTGTTTGATTTTTCCTTTtactctcacagggcaaagacatGTTATTGCCACAATCCCCTGGCCCACTTCTCCAGTGAGTATTGAATGCATAAATCATACTATTTGACATCTACCATAAGTTAGAAGTAAAATAAAAGGTATTATTTATTGGtcttatttatgtgttttttaggATAATGCTTTCATGAAGGATGCCCTTGTGTTCTCTGCATGAACACAAGCCACTGGCCCAGATCATTATCTGTTATGTGTAAGATTTTACATGATTTAGGTTTAATGGAGGTTAATTTTACCCCAATATCATAAGACAAAGATAATGCAAATGTGAAATAGATCGTCATAACACTTTTATATGCATCCCTACAGAAGCCACTCTTAAGAGAGATCCTCCTTCTAGTCTTCCTGTATAGTAATCAAAGCTTGGTTTTGGAGATGACCAGCACAGAGACATCTTCAGGTCCACAGCTAAGAGACGAGACGATTGCCACGTTCCTATGGCATATAGCATCGACAGTATGCTCTCTTCACTGGCCTCATGTGTTAGCTGTGCTCTACATGATGTCAGATTCACattgttttaaatgtcaaatagTTTAGCCATAATGTGAGACCGTTTTTTGTGTTATTATAGAAGAGACACTTTTCATTTTGTTGGAAAACGCTAAACATGTGAAATGATAATTGGCTGCTTGGGGTGTGTGATCAATCTCAATTCTTTTTCTGGTAGTCCATTAACTGTTCCCTGGCTTTTGTGGAAAATCTGTCCATCCTAAAGGCTAAGAAGACATTTCTGCGAGGACCTGTCATTTACATAAGGTACTGTAAGAATGCCATAAAGGAAAACATGGTCAAACATGACATCCCTGAGtaatttatgacagaattttaattttggggggaactatccctttaacgttTTATTCTTATGTTTGAAtatcaagttgttgttttttttgtattaaattataaaaattaaaacacagaATTTCTAAACACACACTCATGGACTGTTTTTGTTTCTTGGTTTCAGTAGACTGTCTTTTTGAATTAGggaacattttcaaaacaaaacaaaaaatcttttatttaaaaataaataaataaatcatatcaaCTTCTAGGACACTTTTAATAAGGTAGAGCTGGTGCCTGATCTGAGACCTCAGACTCGTGTGAGTGCGAGTGCTCCGCTGAGCAGACATCCACCAGGCTCCTGAAAAACGGGTTTGAGCAGAAGTCTAGTCATGACATCACAGATGTTAAGAGGCTCATTAGCCACCAATCAGATCTGTCAGTGTTGACCAGATAAAAGTTACTGGATTATCAAAATTCTGACTAACAATCACTTTTGTACTCACCTGAATGGATGTTTTTAGATCCAGGTGCAGTGAAAATGGATTTATGATGTTATTTAGGATCTTTCATAAAGAGATTACAGTTTAAGGAAAGTGTGcttactctc is a window of Carassius carassius chromosome 23, fCarCar2.1, whole genome shotgun sequence DNA encoding:
- the LOC132101857 gene encoding piggyBac transposable element-derived protein 3-like, producing MDVKSFYSSRPRTFLALVPENPEDSDADLSDDDPVEDPDYLPTPAEESGDTSFDSVNEEEVASTSSSPKPPSKKKRRMGKNSLKTVSLAELQDTPEPSPPDEKEGRRRLWRHEDIETFQVPDSSFNHPDAVKTPFHYFKMLFTDEMITHISEQTNLYAAQELGDPISTSPEEIEKFLAMLLFMGVFSFPAIDDYWCIESRFGVIADIMPRRRFKLLRRYLHFNDNQQCDGSPDRFYKIRPLFDMLRQQCLLISSTYQHSVDEVMVAYKGTRAGSLRQYIANKPDKWGFKLFCRASSSGIIHDFLLYQGASTFFNVALTEQEEALLLGAKLVTTLCKTITLPRLSVVFCDNFFTSFDLVQNLQENLGIRCIGTVRPNRMGGATLKTDKELMKEGRGAFDFMSAEGLLAVKWFDNKCVSFLSSASGITPLSSVKRWSKEAKAKVAVACPSLIPAYNQHMGGIDLSDMLVHMYKTPAKSRRWYLPLFGYILDLCISNAWLVYKRDCSFLKETPLPLKKFRLAVAHTMAQVNKPASKVGRPSSSSPPQMWSKKKSNTPRPSHPQPDVQYDNFGHLPLHSNKRGRCNLCPKGVSRWKCQKCNVFLCINAKKECFAAYHLK